The genomic stretch GGACGGGTGCCGGTGGCACAGGCGGAACAGGTGCGGGCGGGACGGGCGCCGGTGGCGCAGGCGGAACAGGTACGGGTGGGAAGGGCGCCGGTGGCACAGGCGGAACAGGTGCGGGTGGGACGGGCACCGGTGGCGCAGGCGGAACAGGTACGGGCGGAACGGGCACCGGTGGCGCAGGCGGGACAGGTGCGGGCGGAACGGGTGCCGGTGGCGCAGGCGGAACAGGTGCGGGCGGAACGGGCGCCGGTGGCGCAGGCGGAACAGGTGCGGGTGGGACGGGCGCCGGTGGCACAGGCGGAACAGGTGCGGGCGGAAAGGGCGCCGGTGGCGCAGGCGGGACAGGTACGGGTGGGAAGGGCGCCGGTGGCGCAGGCGGAACAGGTACGGGCGGAACGGGCGCCGGTGGCGCAGGCGGGACAGGTACGGGCGGAACGGGCGCCGGTGGCACAGGCGGAACAGGTGCGGGCGGGACGGGCGCCGGTGGCGCAGGCGGAACAGGTACGGGTGGGAAGGGCGCCGGTGGCACAGGCGGAACAGGTACGGGCGGAACGGGCGGAACGGGCGCCGGTGGCGCAGGCGGAACAGGTGCGGGTGGGACGGGCACCGGTGGCGCAGGCGGAACAGGTACGGGCGGGACGGGCGCCGGTGGCACAGGCGGAACAGGTACGGGTGGGACGGGCGCCGGTGGAACGGGTACCGGAGGCCATGGCAGCACAGGAGGTAACGGCGGCGAGGGGCATGGAGGTCATGGCAACGGTGGTCAGGGAAGTTCAGGTCATGGCGGCGGTCAGGGCAACGGAGGTCAGGGCAGCGGCGGCCAGGGCAACGGCGGCCAGGGCAACGGCGGTCAAGGTAGCGGCGGCCAGGGCAACGGCGGTCAGGGCAGCGGAGGCCAGGGCAGTGGCGGTCAGGGAAGCGGGGGCCAGGGTAACGGTGGTCACGGCAACGGAGGTCAGGGCAGCGGCGGCCAGGGCAACGGTGGTCACGGCAACGGTGGTCACGGCAACGGAGGTCAGGGCAGCGGAGGTCAGGGCAGCGGAGGTCAGGGCAGCGGAGGTCAGGGCAGCGGAGGCCAGGGCAACGGCGGTCACGGCAATGGAGGTCAGGGCAGCGGCGGCCAGGGCAGCGGCGGCGAGGGCAACGGCGGTCACGGCAACGGAGGCCAAGGCAATGGAGGCCAAGGCAATGGAGGCCAGGGCAGCGGAGGCCAGGGTAACGGCGGTCACGGCAACGGAGGCCAGGGCAACGGAGGCCAGGGCAACGGAGGCCAGGGCAACGGAGGCCAAGGCAACGGAGGCCAAGGCAACGGAGGCCAAGGCAACGGAGGCCAAGGCAACGGAGGTGGTCACGGCCACTGACGCGGCGAATTTCGTTCAGCGCGCGGTAGTCGGCGGAACGGCCTCTCGCGCAGACGCCCTCGCCTTGGAGACGTGAGTGGACACCAGGACGGCCGTTCTTTGTCACGCTCACGTATCCAACACAAAAGCACAAAAGCACAAAAGCACAAAAAACAAGCCGCAAAAAAATCCCATCGACGGATATGCCTTCGAACCAAAGGCAATCTCGTCGAGGGGATGACTCAAGATCTCTCACATCCCAACCACTACCCGGCAAAGCACTCAGGCAACCCTCGCCGCTCAACCTGGATTCCCCGCTCCTGCTCCACCAAAAAACTTTCTCCCCAACAGCATTGTCATCCTCACGCGCGCCACCGCTAAAACGCGTTCGCATCTTCGCAGTGGCACATATAGCACCGGCCGTGTTTAAAATGTCATGGCTTTGCGCGCGCTGATGTTCGACAAACGCTCGCTCGCATACCGCAACGGTCCATTCATAACGGAGTTCGCGTTGAATCACAAACAGGCGTCGTTCCCACAAACGTCATTGCGAATCGCGGCGGCACAGGCGCAGCCGGTATCCGGCGACGTATCGGCAAACATAGCCAGAACGGTCGAACTAACCGGTCTCGCCGCTGATCGCGGCGCGAAACTGGTGGTGTTTCCGGAGAAATTCCTGAGTGGCTACGAGCCCGACCTGATTGTCGGCGATCCCACGAAATATGCGTTCGACGCACACGATGCGCGGCTCGATCCGGTCCGTGAAGTCTGCCGCCAGCGCGAGATCGCGGTAGTGGTCGGCGCGGCGACACGTAGCGTTGACGGCCTTTATATTTCTTCGCTGGTGTTCAGCCGTTCCGGTGAGCTCATCGAGCCGTATCACAAGCAATATCTCTACAGCGGCGAGACGCGGATTTATCGGCCGGGAACGCAAGGCGCCATGCTGGAGATCAACGGCTGGCGGCTCGCTCTTGGCGTCTGCTACGACTCTGGTTTTCCGGAACACGCGCGCCTTGCGGCAACAAACGGCGCCCACGCTTATCTGGTGAGCGCGCTTTTCAGCGTGAAGACCGGCTACCACCAGTCGCGCATCTGGTTTCCCGCGCGTGCTTTCGACAACACCATGTATGTGCTGATGTCGAATCACGTCGGCACGACGGGCGGCTGGGAGACGTGCGGCGCAAGCGCAATTTGGAGCCCATATGGCGACGTGGTGGCGGAGGCAAGCCGTGACCGCGCAGAGGTGATTACGGCGCTACTCGATCCAGCGGTTCTAGCCGACGTCCGCGAGCGTGAGACGGTGCTCGCGGATTTCAACGCGCGTGGTGACGAGAGGCCGGGTGCCTACGTGGTGCGTCGTCTGGACTAGATTCACGGGCGCGTTTCTATTTCGACGCTGCTTGCCGCACCGCGCCCACCGTATCGCGTCGCGGCGCGGGCACGGCCCACAGCAACGCCACCATGCCCGCGATCAGGCGCGTGGCGATCACCGCGAGCCCGCATAGATGCCATGGTCACCGCTGCCAGATTTAACGCGCTGGTCGCGAGCCGATCTGCAGCATGCTATCCGCTACAATGATGCGCACTACCCACCTGGAGACTCGCTTTGAAATCTATTGTCGCTCTGCTCGCCGCGGCTGTTCTTTCTTCAACGGCGATGGCCGCTGCACCCGCTACCGAAACGCTCCCGTCCGGCGTGGTCGTTCAGCATATTACGCAGGGCACGGGTGCCCAGCCGACGGCTGACGATGTCGTGAAGGTCAACTACCGCGGCACGCTCGCCAACGGCACGGAGTTCGACAGCTCCGCAAAGCACGGCGGTCCGGCCACCTTTCCGCTCGGACAAGTGATTCCTTGCTGGACGCAAGGCGTGCAAAAAATGAAGGTCGGCGGCAAGGCCAAGCTGACCTGCCCGGCGGCCACCGCCTACGGTGAGCGCGGCGTCGGGCCGATTCCGCCGAACAGCGACCTGACGTTTGAAGTCGAACTGGTCGGCATCGTCAAGTAATGCCGCGTCAGCGTCGTTAAGATCAAGCCCTTCTTCGGACACCGAAGCGGGGCTTTTTCTTTTGGGGGCATTGGATGTGCCCACAGCAGTTTATCTGCGATGAAAGTTGAGGAGGCGGGGTGTCACTCACTCATACCGATCGTGGTCAATAGCACATGTATTTTGCTGCGAATAAGCTTGCGCCGCTCCGGACTTGCACCTTCTTTCCAGCGGCCGAGTTTCATAGAGTTATCCTTTCCGCTGGCGCGCGCTGGCAGTGAAGATCGGAATGAGAGAGTAATGCGATAAAAGGACGCACGCTTGCATTGCGAGTGGCTTGCCGATTAAACAAAACATACGTGACTCGCCAAACAGTAATAACAACAACCGGATTTAGCTTCTGCGTCTCCAGATGCGCGAAGCGGGCGGCGCGAACTATGTCGATAGTGACGAAAAGCTCCCGCGCGCGCCGCGACACGGCAGGTCTTCAAGGAACAAGTGGACGAGGTCTTTTTTAAGTCCGGCTGTTCTCGGTCGTTTACTTTCTACTCATGTGCGAACGTGGCTAGAACCGCTTCGCGCACTCGAGAAGACCCGCCGCCATTCGCCGTACGTCAGGAGACCCTGTCATGAACATCGACTTTCACTATGGGGTCGTCTATATCGTCGCCCGCATTGGGGGGATGACGGCCTGCGAAGCGCTCACGGTGGCGCACGCGTGCCAGTATGTCGACGACGCGACGACCCACGGAATACTGCGCTTCTCAGGCGGCGAGACCTTTGAACGTTTTGCCACCGCGCACAAGCTTTTCGACTATTCCAACACCGAGAACGACCAGAATAGGCTGGTGTGGACGCCATTCCATTTTCTGCCTGCCGGCGAAGGGGAAACCCTGGAAGATAGGGCGGTGTGCCGGGCGGATAGTGCGATCGCGCGCGAGATCGTTCGGCGGGCAATCCGGCAGAAAGGATCCGATACGGCGTTGCATCGGTTGGGAGTGACGCTTCACACCTACGTCGATACCTGGGCGCATCAAGGGTTCGCCGGTATCGAAAGCAGGATGAACCGGATCCATCTGCTGGAGGCCGAGGATTGCACGCCGGAAAACTGGCTTGCGCACCTTACCCGCGCCACGCGCCATCTGATGGACCGAATCGAGTCCGATGTTTTGACGGTTGCGCTGCCGGTCGGCCACGGCGCCGCATTGCACTTTCCCGACCAGCCGTGGGCGATATGGAATTACATTGATGGCAGAGGCGTGCGTGTCGAAAGGCACAATCTGCCGGAGTTCGTGCAAGCGGCGGAGATGACTTGCCGCGCGGTTCGCGCTTATGTTGCGGAACGGGAAGATTTCGAATTTCAGCCCGGCATGCCGGATAACGTGAAAGAGGCGCTCGCCGAACTTCTCGCTACCAATCGGAACATGGACGACAACAAGCGCTTGCAAGCCATTTGCGAAGCGGTAAAAGCCGGCGTCATTCCCGGCTTGCGCGAGTCCATTCCGGGTTATGTGGCCAAAGGTTTTGGTTCCTGGAAGTACAAGGCGACGGGTTTGCAGTCCGACGATGATGGTGTAGACCGCCCGCCGTGGACTGAAGCTTTCGAGAGAAGCGACTACCGGCGCTTTCACGATGCCGTCAAAGAGCACCGATTCGTGACGACGCAGGAAATCCTGCCGGCTCATGGACTGCGGATCGCGTAGATGAGCCGACTCCAGGTTGGGAATAAGCCGGCAATAAGCCGGTAATAAGCGCCGGCCTGCCTGGTTATTGCGCCCGGACTGCCTGACGCTGGGCAGCCTGTTCTTCCGCATGTTTCTTGGCCATGTGTCTTCCCACCAGGCACCCGCCTACCGCGCCCACTACCGCGTGATGCCCGGCATAGTGCCCCGCGACCCCGCCCACGACGGCGCCCTTGACGCAGCCGGCAGCATTCGCCGTGCCGATGGTCCCCAAGGTGGCCGAGGTGAGTGCGACCGTCGTGAGGGCGGCCTTGATAAAGCTAGCTTTCATCTGAATGTACCGTGTTGTCGAATTTTTCGAAGATGGCGCATTTGGGCGTCATTTCAATAGCCGCCCCAGCGGCCGCGTTCATGCCATTCATGCTCGCGCCATTGTTCGCGACGCCATTCGTGTTCGCGCCATTCGCGACGCTCGCGCCACTCGCGGGCTCTCCAATCGCCGTCGCCATAGCCGCCGTACGCGACCGTTACGGGAGCCGCTCCGTAAGCAACCGGCGGTGCAACATAAACGGGCGGGGGCGGTGCATAAACAGCGACCGGAATGCCGACTCCGATGCCCACATTCACGTGCGCCGACGCCACCGACGATGCCGCCAGGACTGCCAGACCAAGTGCCGCGCCAACGATCTTCTTGTTCATTTCCCTTCTCCTTGCACATTCGCCGGCTACTGCGCCGGTTACGGGTTTGCCGCCGATTTGCTGCTGGGTACGGTTCGGAGTGTAGGAGGGCGATGCGGACACAGGTGAAACAGCTCTGCGAGACTGGTAACTCGTCGTTACCAGGATTTTGGCCAGGATTAAAGCCG from Paraburkholderia sp. IMGN_8 encodes the following:
- a CDS encoding carbon-nitrogen hydrolase family protein, whose protein sequence is MNHKQASFPQTSLRIAAAQAQPVSGDVSANIARTVELTGLAADRGAKLVVFPEKFLSGYEPDLIVGDPTKYAFDAHDARLDPVREVCRQREIAVVVGAATRSVDGLYISSLVFSRSGELIEPYHKQYLYSGETRIYRPGTQGAMLEINGWRLALGVCYDSGFPEHARLAATNGAHAYLVSALFSVKTGYHQSRIWFPARAFDNTMYVLMSNHVGTTGGWETCGASAIWSPYGDVVAEASRDRAEVITALLDPAVLADVRERETVLADFNARGDERPGAYVVRRLD
- a CDS encoding FKBP-type peptidyl-prolyl cis-trans isomerase; the encoded protein is MAAAPATETLPSGVVVQHITQGTGAQPTADDVVKVNYRGTLANGTEFDSSAKHGGPATFPLGQVIPCWTQGVQKMKVGGKAKLTCPAATAYGERGVGPIPPNSDLTFEVELVGIVK
- a CDS encoding DUF6765 family protein; translation: MNIDFHYGVVYIVARIGGMTACEALTVAHACQYVDDATTHGILRFSGGETFERFATAHKLFDYSNTENDQNRLVWTPFHFLPAGEGETLEDRAVCRADSAIAREIVRRAIRQKGSDTALHRLGVTLHTYVDTWAHQGFAGIESRMNRIHLLEAEDCTPENWLAHLTRATRHLMDRIESDVLTVALPVGHGAALHFPDQPWAIWNYIDGRGVRVERHNLPEFVQAAEMTCRAVRAYVAEREDFEFQPGMPDNVKEALAELLATNRNMDDNKRLQAICEAVKAGVIPGLRESIPGYVAKGFGSWKYKATGLQSDDDGVDRPPWTEAFERSDYRRFHDAVKEHRFVTTQEILPAHGLRIA